Below is a window of Comamonadaceae bacterium M7527 DNA.
ATGTTGTTTTTTTGTACAAGCATGCAGCAGAACGTGCTTACTCTCAGTTGGCGCGCACGCGCCATACACCCACTTTTGGTGATCGCCTGTGGTTTGTCAGCCATATTGCCGGTAGAGGCCGGTGCGGCGGCCAAGGCCAAGGGCCGCCACGGCGGCGTGGCACCAGACGCTTTTGCCCAACGGCTTGACCAGGCTATTTGCCAGGACTGGATGGCTCGCGTACCCGAACTGACCAGTGGTTTGTGTCGTACCTCAGGCTTGGTGCCCACCGCTGGGCGCAGCGTTGACGGTCAGGCGCTGTACCGGGTAGATGTGCGCGCGCACTCACCGCAGCTGCGCGTGATGGTGGTGGGCGGCATTCATGGTGACGAGCTCACCTCCACCACATTGACCATGCGTTGGTTGCAGTTGGCCACAGACCAGCCCGCTATTGGTTACTGGCGCTTTATTCCGCTGCTCAATCCAGACGGTATGTTGGCCAGGCCTGCCAAGCGCATGAACGCCAACGGCGTGGACTTGAATCGCAACTTTCCCACAAAAAACTGGGAGGCCGAGACCAAGCAGTACTGGGAAAAACGCACAGGCCGAGACCCGCGTCGCTGGCCGGGCCCGTCTGCTGGCTCTGAGCCCGAAACACAGTTCCTGTTAAGCGAAATCCAGTCTTTTCAACCAGACCTCATCGTGAGTATCCATGCGCCCTATGGCATTTTGGACTTTGACGGTGCGCTCACACCGCCTAAGAAGCTGGGGCGCTTACACCTGGACCAGCTGGGCATTTACCCCGGCTCAATGGGTAACTATGGCTCGTTGGAGTACCACGTACCTGTGGTGACTGTCGAACTGTTGCATGCCATAGACCCGCCCAGCCTAAAAGACACCAGGCAGATGTGGGGTGACTTGCTGGAGTGGATGCAAAACCGCTTGTTATTTGATCGCTACAGCGACCTTGTTCAACAGGGTGAGCATTTGCATCCTGATCAAAAGTAGGTCTGCCAACGGCGCAGGTCAACGCCCTACAACCCCATTGTGCCGGCCACACAAGTGGCCATTTGAGTGTGTCACGGCCCAGTTGCTGATAAAAGCGCGACCATAAAAAGACGGAGACCACATGAACAACCTAGATCCACAAGCCCTAGAGTGCTTGGCCGCCATCGTGGAGGAGGGTGGTTTTGAGCGTGCCGCGCAGCGCCTCAACATCACGCAGTCGGCGGTATCTCAGCGCTTGCGTGCCCTGGAAGCACAAGCTGGCACGGTGTTGGTGGTACGCAGCAGGCCACTGCGCGCCACGTCGGCAGGGCAGTTGTTTATCAAGCACACCAAAATGTTGCGCTTGTTGCGTGCAGACCTTGAGCGCGAGTGGCGTGACATCGCCCCCGGCCATGAAGGCAGTGGGCGCGAAGACGAGGGCGTGTCTGTGGCCATTAATGCCGACAGCATTGCCACATGGGCGTTGCCCGCACTGGATAGTTTGGCCCGCTCAGGCGCGCCGGTTGAAATCATTACCGACGATCAAGCCTTTACCCAGGACTGGTTGCGTCAAGGCCAGGTGATGGGTTGCGTCACTTCTATGAATCAAGCCTTACGCGGTTGCCGCATGGTGGCCTTGGGCAGCATGGATTACATCGCGGTCGCCTCACCCGAGTATGTACAAAGCTATTTGCCCAACGGGCTGACCGCGCACAACTTTCACCGTCAGTCCTTTGTGGCACACAACCGCAAAGACGATATACCGCGTGACTTTGTTACCAACGCATTTGGTATCAGTGCGCCCACCGTGCGCCGTGTATTCACGCCGTCAAGTAACGCCCAGGTGCGGGCCACGCAAGCAGGCTGGGGCTTGGCTGTGTTGCCGCGTTTGTTGGTGCAAGTCCTGGTCGATCGCGGCGAGTTGGTGCATTTGCAGCCCGGTTACAGCCACTGGGTCAACCTGTACTGGCATTGCTGGAACCTAGACTCTGCTGTGCTGGCCAACCTCAGTGCATCTTTGGGCGATGCGGCAAGGTTGAGCTTGCGGGCGCCAAGCAACACATAGGCGCTTACTGCCATTGCCGCGTGGGGGCTACATCTGCGCGCTCAAGGCCATGGTTTTAAGAAGCCATTGGTGTGCCGGGTTTTGGCTGCTGTGTCTGTGCCATAAAGCGTCTACGTGCACTTCGGGCACCTTAAGGGGCAGCTCGCGCTGCACCAGGGCACGCCCCATGCCTGTGGTGTCCACAAAGTGAGCGGGTAACACGGTGACCAGGTCCGAGCTGGCTACCACGCGCCCGGCGGTGAAAAACTGGTTGACTGTCATCACCACGCGGCGTTGCCTGCCCAACATGCGCAGCGCTTCGTCCACAAAGCCAAAAGGTCTTCCCGAGAAGCTCACCAGCAAATGCCGTGCGTTGCAGTAGTCGTCAAGGCTTAAGCCCGGCAGTGCGGCCATGGGGTGTTCGCGGCGCATCACCACCACATAGCGTCCGCTGTACAGGCGTTGCAGCGCATAGCTGGGCGTAGCCTCTTGCAGGTGTACGGCAGACAGCTCGGCCATCACGCCCGGAAAGTGGCCAATGGCCATATCGGCCTCGCGGCTATCCAGCAGCGCTCTGGGGTCTCGCGTGGTCAGTGGCAGTACACGCAGGCTTACACCTGGTGCTTGGGTGTTGAGTGTGTCCACCACTGCGGGCATGAGCTTGGCGGCGGTGGCGTCTGACATGGCCAATATAAAGGTGTCGCCTGCGGTTGCCGGATCAAAGTGACCGGGCGCAATGGATTCGCGCAGCGTTGACAGCGCGCCGCGTACGGCGGGCCATAAGGC
It encodes the following:
- a CDS encoding DUF2817 domain-containing protein, which codes for MLTLSWRARAIHPLLVIACGLSAILPVEAGAAAKAKGRHGGVAPDAFAQRLDQAICQDWMARVPELTSGLCRTSGLVPTAGRSVDGQALYRVDVRAHSPQLRVMVVGGIHGDELTSTTLTMRWLQLATDQPAIGYWRFIPLLNPDGMLARPAKRMNANGVDLNRNFPTKNWEAETKQYWEKRTGRDPRRWPGPSAGSEPETQFLLSEIQSFQPDLIVSIHAPYGILDFDGALTPPKKLGRLHLDQLGIYPGSMGNYGSLEYHVPVVTVELLHAIDPPSLKDTRQMWGDLLEWMQNRLLFDRYSDLVQQGEHLHPDQK
- a CDS encoding LysR family transcriptional regulator, whose amino-acid sequence is MSSNALLPAKPVNFRQLDLNLLRVFDEVMSERNLTRAGDNLAMTQPAVSNALRRLREALQDDLVKRSGYGIEPTPKALALWPAVRGALSTLRESIAPGHFDPATAGDTFILAMSDATAAKLMPAVVDTLNTQAPGVSLRVLPLTTRDPRALLDSREADMAIGHFPGVMAELSAVHLQEATPSYALQRLYSGRYVVVMRREHPMAALPGLSLDDYCNARHLLVSFSGRPFGFVDEALRMLGRQRRVVMTVNQFFTAGRVVASSDLVTVLPAHFVDTTGMGRALVQRELPLKVPEVHVDALWHRHSSQNPAHQWLLKTMALSAQM
- a CDS encoding LysR family transcriptional regulator ArgP, encoding MNNLDPQALECLAAIVEEGGFERAAQRLNITQSAVSQRLRALEAQAGTVLVVRSRPLRATSAGQLFIKHTKMLRLLRADLEREWRDIAPGHEGSGREDEGVSVAINADSIATWALPALDSLARSGAPVEIITDDQAFTQDWLRQGQVMGCVTSMNQALRGCRMVALGSMDYIAVASPEYVQSYLPNGLTAHNFHRQSFVAHNRKDDIPRDFVTNAFGISAPTVRRVFTPSSNAQVRATQAGWGLAVLPRLLVQVLVDRGELVHLQPGYSHWVNLYWHCWNLDSAVLANLSASLGDAARLSLRAPSNT